Genomic DNA from Streptomyces venezuelae:
GCAGGTCGGTGGGGCGGGTCTGCACGGAACACGCGTCGAACTCCTGCGAGCGCAGCAGCTCGCCCGCCGCCTCACCGACCGTCTCCTCGACGCGGCGTGCGGCGCGGAGCGCTGCCTCCGGATCGGGTACGTCGGCGGCGGTGAGCAGGTCCACGACCTCGGGATGCGCCAGACCGTCCAGCCTGCACAGCACGAACGCGGCGCGCGCGGGCGCGGGGAGTTCGGAGAGGATCTGCGCGAGTGCGATCTCCTCCGTTCCGCCCGCGCGGGGGAACAGCCGCAGCCCCCACACCACCGGCAGCGCCGGACGCAGTTGGCGGGGCGGCGGCAGCCGGTCCGGCCACCCGCGCGGCCGCCGCTCGTGGGCCAGCGCGGCGCTCAGCACGCGCGCGGTCATGTATGCCGTACCTGTCCTGGCGGGCTCCGTCCCCCGCGGCCCGCCTCCGCCGCCGTCCGCACTCCCGGTACGCGGCAACGGAACCCGTGCCGTCGTATGCCGCACCCGGAAGCCCGGCAGGGCGCGCTGTACCAGAGAATGCGCGGCAAGCACACGTCGGTGCCGGTTGAGTCTGCCGGGCAGGGTGAGGTACGCGAGGCGTACGAGACGGGTGTACTGGTCGACGATGACGGCCTCGGCATGGTCGAGGGCCACGGGCTCGAATGCCTTGGCCCGGCGCCGTTGCGATGTGCTCATCGATCGAGGGACCTTCCGAAGGCTGACGGTGTTACGTCCTGACCTCCGTCAAACGAGTGAATCGTGCGATGGTCACAGGCTGCCCGTGAGCAGGGGAGATCCGTGCTGTTGCCGTTCGGTGACACCGGGGACAGAGCTGTGACGCGGCGGAGGGCAACGAGGGCGAGGGGTCGCGGGTCGTATGGAGCGTGGGATCGAGGGAGCGGTTTCTGATGACGCGCACGAGGTCCCCGGACCAGCACGCCCAACCACATCCGATGGGGGAACACGATGGAGATGAACAAGCGCGCGAACAAGGGACTGCTCGCCGTGGGAGTCGCGCTGGCGGCCGCCGGCGTGGCCGCGAGCACCGTACCGGCCGCCGCGGCCGGCACCCCCCGGTTCCTGTCGCCGGGCGAACTGCCCCCGCACGCCTCGTCCTCCTGGACCGCCGGGCCTGTGACGGCGGGCCAGCCCGACCCGCTGCCGATGTGCGTCGGCGAGGCCCTGCCGTCGATCTCGGTGCACCGCGCCTACCACACCGACCTCGACACCACCGCGCTCCAGGTGACCGTCGTCGAGCGCAGCGAGCAGCGGGCCAAGGACTTCGCCGCCCTCCTGAAGAAGAACCTCGACGGGTGCGCGGAGTCCGTCATGAAGCAGTACCCCGACATCACCGCCGAGCAGAAGTACTACGGAAAGGTGAACGCCGAGGAAGGCGCCCACGTCTACGGCGTCCACACCACCGCCACCTGGGGCGCCTCCGACATCAACATGTTCTCGGTGGGCCGCGACGGCAACACGGTGACGCTCGTGCGGTGGGGCCAGATGGGCAACTTCGCGAACGCTCAGGCGGCCGACTTCAAGAAGACGACCGCCACCGCCGTGAACAAGCTCTACTGATCCGACCTCGGCTTTCCCGGCACGGGGTGGGACAATCGGCCGACCGGGGTGAGGCCGGGGGCCGGTGTGGCGCCCGGCACCCGGCGGTGGGGAGGAACGACGGTGGTGGAGTGGCGGTACATCGCCAAGGGTGCAAGAGCCGTCCCTGAACCCATGGCGACGCCGTTCGTGTGGACGACGGCCTGCTCGGGCTCCCTGGTACTGGTCATCGCGTTCGACCTGCTCGGCGCACTCGACCGCACGGGCCTCGCCCTCGCGGCACTCTCCGTACTGGCCGCCCTCGTCGGAACACTCGGCCGGTTCGTCGCGGCGCCCGGCACGGCCCTGCTCTGCTGGGCCCTGCTGAACGTCTTCGCCGCCCACCCCACCGGGGAGCTCTCCTGGGCCGGGCACCGGGACCCCGGCTGGGTGGCGTGCCTGCTGACCGCGGCCCTCATCGGAACGGCGACGGCCCGGGTGTGGTACGCCCGGGCCGCGTACCGCCGCATCACGCCGTTCGACGGCGCGGCCTGAGCCTCGTACGCCGCCTGCCCCCCGTACGCCGCCTGCCCCCCGTACGCCGTCTGCCCTCCCCGGTACACCGTCTGACCCCCGTACACCGCCTGTCCTTCGCACGGCACCGGTCGGGGGTCATGCACACCCACCTTTGCATGACCATGCGAGATGATGCATACTCTTCCTATGTCTAAGGTCCTCACCTCCCTCCCCGCCGGCGAGCGCGTCGGCATCGCCTTCTCGGGCGGTCTCGACACCTCCGTCGCGGTCGCGTGGATGCGCGACAAGGGCGCCGTCCCGTGCACCTACACCGCCGACATCGGGCAGTACGACGAGCCCGACATCGCCTCGGTGCCCGGCCGCGCCAAGACCTACGGCGCGGAGATCGCCCGCCTGGTCGACTGCCGCGCCGCGCTGGTGGAAGAGGGCCTTGCCGCGCTGACCTGCGGCGCGTTCCACATCCGCTCCGGCGGTCGCGCGTACTTCAACACCACGCCGCTCGGCCGCGCCGTCACCGGCACCCTCCTGGTCCGCGCGATGCTCGAGGACGACGTCCAGATCTGGGGCGACGGCTCCACCTTCAAGGGCAACGACATCGAGCGGTTCTACCGGTACGGCCTGCTCGCCAACCCGCAGCTGCGGATCTACAAGCCCTGGCTGGACGCCGACTTCGTCACCGAACTCGGTGGCCGCAAGGAGATGTCCGAGTGGCTCCTCGCCCACGAGCTGCCCTACCGCGACAGCACGGAGAAGGCGTACTCCACCGACGCCAACATTTGGGGCGCCACCCACGAGGCCAAGACGCTGGAGCACCTGGACACCGGCGTGGAGACCGTGGAGCCCATCATGGGCGTGCGGTTCTGGGACCCCGAGGTCGAGATCGCCGCCGAGGACGTGACGATCGGCTTCGACCAAGGCCGCCCGGTCACCATCAACGGCAAGGAGTTCGCCTCCGCCGTCGACCTGGTGATGGAGGCCAACGCCATCGGCGGACGCCACGGCATGGGCATGTCCGACCAGATCGAGAACCGGATCATCGAGGCCAAGAGCCGCGGGATCTACGAGGCGCCCGGCATGGCCCTGCTGCACGCCGCGTACGAGCGCCTCGTCAACGCGATCCACAACGAGGACACCCTCGCCCAGTACCACAACGAAGGACGGCGTCTCGGCCGGCTCATGTACGAGGGCCGCTGGCTGGACCCGCAGGCCCTCATGGTGCGCGAGTCGCTGCAGCGCTGGGTGGGCGCGGCCGTCACCGGCGAAGTGACGCTGCGGCTGCGGCGCGGCGAGGACTACTCGATCCTCGACACCACGGGGCCGGCCTTCAGCTACCACCCGGACAAGCTGTCCATGGAGCGCACCGAGGACTCCGCGTTCGGCCCGGTGGACCGCATCGGCCAGCTCACCATGCGCAACCTCGACATCGCCGACTCGCGCGCCAAGCTGGAGCAGTACGCGGGCCTCGGCCTGATCGGCACCGCCAACCCGTCCATCGGCGCCGCCCAGGCGGCCGCCACCGGACTGATCGGCAGCATGCCGGAGATGCCGGAAGGCGGCGCCGAGGCCATCGCGTCGCGCGGTCAGGTCTCCACCGAGGACGCCGCGCTCGACCGCGCCGCGATGGAGTTCGGCACGGACTGACCCCCGCACGAGCGGGGCAGCCGTCACTGACGGCACATGAGGCCGGTACGACACCAGGAGGTGTCGTACCGGCCTCATCCGTTTCGGCGGCGCTTCTGATTCGTTGACGTCTTTGTGGGTAACCGGGGTCAGTCGGCGTACGGCACCTGTCCCGAGGGACGCCCGATCCACGTGGTGAAGCCCACGACCAGTGGGGTTTTACGCGACTGTAGAAGTATGGCTAGGGTGCCGGAGATGTTCTGCGACGACGCATCACCCGCATTCGGAGCAAGACGCGATTTCGCAGGCCCAGGTTCACCGTGGGAGGCATCTTGAGCGAGACAGCACGGCCGACGGGCCCTCACGCGTTGGCGCTGCCTCCCCAACGACCCACACTGCGCCCGCTCACCACCGCGAACCCGGGTGCGCACGCGGCGGGACGGTCCAAGCAGCGGGACTCGTTCTTCGACAACGCCAAGTACCTGGCGATCGTCCTCGTCGCCATGGGACACGCGTGGGAACCGCTGCGCGGCGACAGCAGGGCAGCCGCCGCGCTGTACATCACCGTCTACACCTTCCACATGCCGGCGTTCATCGTCATCTCCGGCTACTTCTCCCGCAGCTTCGACGCGAGTGCCCAACGGATCCGTCGCCTGGTCACGGGGATCGCCGTGCCCTACGTGATCTTCGAAGTCGCGTACACCTTCTTCAAACGGTGGGCGGGCGACGACCCCGACTACCCCATCAGCCTGCTCGACCCCTGGTACCTGACCTGGTTCCTGG
This window encodes:
- the argG gene encoding argininosuccinate synthase; translated protein: MSKVLTSLPAGERVGIAFSGGLDTSVAVAWMRDKGAVPCTYTADIGQYDEPDIASVPGRAKTYGAEIARLVDCRAALVEEGLAALTCGAFHIRSGGRAYFNTTPLGRAVTGTLLVRAMLEDDVQIWGDGSTFKGNDIERFYRYGLLANPQLRIYKPWLDADFVTELGGRKEMSEWLLAHELPYRDSTEKAYSTDANIWGATHEAKTLEHLDTGVETVEPIMGVRFWDPEVEIAAEDVTIGFDQGRPVTINGKEFASAVDLVMEANAIGGRHGMGMSDQIENRIIEAKSRGIYEAPGMALLHAAYERLVNAIHNEDTLAQYHNEGRRLGRLMYEGRWLDPQALMVRESLQRWVGAAVTGEVTLRLRRGEDYSILDTTGPAFSYHPDKLSMERTEDSAFGPVDRIGQLTMRNLDIADSRAKLEQYAGLGLIGTANPSIGAAQAAATGLIGSMPEMPEGGAEAIASRGQVSTEDAALDRAAMEFGTD